A single region of the Manihot esculenta cultivar AM560-2 chromosome 12, M.esculenta_v8, whole genome shotgun sequence genome encodes:
- the LOC110627835 gene encoding probable protein phosphatase 2C 78 — protein MLLEMISRPLERCFKGGDGEDELLWHMDLKPHASGDYSIAVVQANSSLEDQGQVLTSPSATYVGVYDGHGGPEASRFIAHNLFPFLQKFAAEQGGLSAEVIRKAFDATEDEFLHLVKRLWAAQPQIASVGSCCLVGAISNGVLYVANLGDSRAVLGKRVSEGKTSGAVVAERLSTDHNVCVEEVRKEVAALHPDDSHIVVYTRGVWRIKGIIQVSRSIGDVYLKKPEFNKDPLFHHIGLPVPLKRPVMTAEPSILVRQIRPQDLFLIFASDGLWEQLSDETAVDIVSKSPRTGIARRLVRAALQEAARKREMRYDDIRRIEKGVRRHFHDDITVIVIYLDHPPAPSNGKFKNQSVVECTSAPADIFSLGVNEG, from the exons ATGCTGCTCGAGATGATTTCAAGGCCTCTGGAGAGGTGCTTTAAAGGTGGAGATGGTGAGGATGAGCTTTTATGGCATATGGACTTGAAGCCTCATGCTTCTGGGGATTATTCAATTGCTGTTGTACAAGCTAACTCCTCCTTAGAAGACCAAGGGCAGGTTCTCACTTCTCCTTCTGCAACTTATGTTGGTGTCTATGATGGCCATGGTGGCCCTGAGGCTTCTCGGTTTATTGCTCATAATCTTTTTCCTTTCCTCCAGA AGTTCGCAGCAGAGCAAGGTGGACTCTCAGCAGAAGTGATAAGGAAGGCATTTGATGCAACAGAAGATGAATTCTTGCATTTGGTAAAGCGATTATGGGCAGCTCAGCCTCAAATTGCATCCGTCGGCTCTTGTTGCCTAGTCGGCGCAATATCAAATGGTGTTTTGTACGTGGCAAATCTTGGGGACTCAAGGGCAGTGCTCGGCAAGAGAGTGTCTGAAGGCAAGACAAGTGGTGCAGTGGTGGCCGAACGCTTGTCTACTGATCATAATGtctgtgttgaggaggtgagaAAGGAGGTGGCAGCACTGCATCCTGATGATTCACACATTGTGGTTTATACCCGTGGAGTTTGGAGAATAAAGGGCATAATTCAG GTTTCAAGATCAATAGGAGATGTCTATTTAAAGAAACCCGAGTTCAACAAAGATCCTCTTTTCCACCACATTGGATTACCAGTTCCATTGAAAAGACCTGTGATGACAGCAGAACCTTCCATATTGGTTCGACAGATAAGGCCGCAAGACCTCTTCTTGATATTTGCTTCAGATGGGCTTTGGGAGCAACTAAGTGATGAAACAGCTGTAGATATAGTCTCAAAGAGCCCACGAACA GGGATAGCTAGGAGATTGGTAAGGGCTGCCCTGCAAGAGGCTGCAAGAAAAAGAGAAATGAGATACGACGACATAAGAAGAATCGAAAAAGGGGTGAGGCGCCATTTCCACGATGATATTACTGTGATTGTTATATACCTTGATCATCCACCAGCTCCTTCCAATGGTAAATTCAAAAACCAAAGTGTTGTTGAATGCACAAGTGCCCCTGCTGATATCTTCTCATTAGGTGTAAATGAAGGGTAA
- the LOC110628770 gene encoding probable esterase KAI2 has product MGIVEEAHNVKVLGSGDQVIVLSHGFGSDQSIWRYLVPHLVEDYRVILYDNMGAGTTNPEYFDFERYSTIEGFVYDLLAILEELQVKSCIFIGHSALSMVGAIASISRPDLFSKLIMLSATPRLLNDEDYQGGMEIQDVEQIFEGMRSNYEAWCQGFAPLVVGGDMDSVVVQEFSRTLFNMRPDIALSLAQVIFPTDLRHFLPLVTTPCHILQSIKDMAVPVFVSEYLHQNLGSQSIVEIMPTGGHLPQLSSPEIVIPVILRHLHLDITE; this is encoded by the exons ATGGGTATCGTAGAAGAAGCTCACAACGTGAAGGTTTTGGGATCGGGCGATCAAGTGATCGTGTTATCTCATGGGTTCGGGTCTGATCAGTCGATCTGGAGGTACCTGGTTCCCCACTTGGTTGAAGATTATCGTGTGATTTTATACGACAACATGGGCGCCGGAACTACGAATCCTGAGTATTTTGACTTCGAGAGGTACTCGACGATTGAAGGTTTTGTTTATGATTTGCTTGCTATATTGGAAGAATTGCAGGTGAAGTCATGCATCTTTATTGGTCACTCCGCTTTGAGCATGGTTGGTGCAATTGCTTCTATTTCTCGCCCTGATCTTTTCTCTAAACTCATCATGCTTTCTGCCACTCCGAG GCTACTAAATGATGAGGACTACCAAGGAGGAATGGAGATACAAGACGTTGAGCAAATATTCGAAGGAATGAGGTCCAATTACGAAGCATGGTGCCAAGGGTTCGCACCACTAGTGGTGGGTGGAGACATGGACTCGGTAGTGGTGCAAGAATTCTCCCGAACTCTCTTCAATATGAGACCAGACATAGCACTAAGCTTAGCCCAGGTTATATTTCCAACCGACCTTAGGCATTTTCTTCCCTTGGTGACCACCCCTTGCCACATCCTCCAGAGTATCAAGGACATGGCTGTGCCAGTGTTTGTTTCTGAATATTTACATCAAAATCTTGGTAGCCAATCCATCGTTGAGATCATGCCGACCGGCGGTCACTTGCCACAGTTGAGCTCACCAGAAATCGTAATTCCGGTTATTCTCAGGCATCTTCACCTTGATATAACCGAGTGA